From one Thalassobaculum sp. OXR-137 genomic stretch:
- a CDS encoding gamma-glutamyltransferase, whose translation MPAISLPETSPIETWTQSKPPVRGTKGVVASQNVQASEVGAAVLAAGGNAADAAVATALALTVAEPWMSGLGGGGYAIVYDAKSGTTRCIDFGMQSGSKLDPADYGLVSETEGTPDMFGWPAVVEDRNLQGYHSIALPGSCAGYAKLLSEFGSWSWADAISPAVTMAERGHRLTWWTTLNVASEISWLRQYETSASVWLPGGEAPVISDHTNRGMPMGNFADTLKRLRDAGPEDFYTGEIAKALVADLQAGGSRITAEDMASYEAKLLEPIKRTRKGTEYNLAPGYTAGPTFAGALSRLPEFSGKIDAAAYKAHAEALIESYKVRLSTMGHAGDVGDRSCTTHLSVLDAEGNMVVMTTTLLSRFGSRVVLPKTGVLMNNGINWFDPRPGQPNSLAPGQKALSNMCPMLATRDGKAAFGLGASGGRKIMPAIFQLTSFINDFGMDLEAAFMQPRIDISLMDRIVADDRVGPEVVKALESVVPVEQASTSAFPGSWAIPCGVMVTPEGPIAAAHVFGPLNAAVPA comes from the coding sequence ATGCCCGCGATCTCGCTTCCCGAAACCTCACCCATCGAGACCTGGACCCAGTCCAAGCCGCCCGTGCGCGGGACCAAGGGCGTCGTGGCGTCCCAGAACGTCCAGGCCTCCGAAGTCGGCGCCGCCGTGCTGGCGGCGGGCGGCAATGCCGCCGATGCGGCCGTCGCGACCGCGCTGGCGCTGACCGTGGCCGAGCCGTGGATGAGCGGGTTGGGCGGCGGCGGCTATGCCATCGTCTACGACGCCAAGTCCGGTACCACCCGCTGCATCGATTTCGGCATGCAGTCCGGCAGCAAGCTCGACCCGGCCGATTACGGGCTGGTCAGCGAAACCGAGGGCACGCCGGACATGTTCGGCTGGCCGGCCGTCGTGGAGGACCGCAACCTCCAGGGCTACCACTCCATCGCCCTGCCGGGTTCCTGCGCCGGCTACGCCAAGCTGCTGTCGGAGTTCGGGTCCTGGTCCTGGGCCGACGCGATCTCGCCGGCCGTGACCATGGCCGAGCGCGGCCACCGGCTGACCTGGTGGACCACCCTGAACGTGGCCTCGGAAATCTCCTGGCTGCGGCAGTACGAGACTTCGGCCTCGGTCTGGCTGCCGGGCGGCGAGGCGCCGGTGATCTCCGATCACACCAACCGCGGCATGCCCATGGGCAACTTCGCCGACACCCTGAAGCGTCTGCGCGATGCCGGGCCGGAGGATTTCTACACCGGCGAGATCGCCAAGGCGCTGGTCGCCGACCTGCAGGCCGGCGGCTCGCGGATCACGGCGGAGGATATGGCCAGCTACGAGGCCAAACTGCTGGAGCCGATCAAGCGCACCCGCAAGGGCACCGAGTACAATCTGGCGCCGGGCTATACCGCCGGGCCGACCTTCGCCGGTGCTCTGTCGCGCCTGCCGGAGTTCAGCGGCAAGATCGACGCCGCCGCCTACAAGGCCCATGCCGAGGCGCTGATCGAGTCCTACAAGGTCCGTCTGTCGACCATGGGCCATGCCGGCGACGTGGGCGACCGGAGCTGCACCACCCACCTCTCCGTGCTCGACGCCGAGGGCAACATGGTGGTGATGACCACCACCCTGCTGTCGCGCTTCGGCTCGCGGGTGGTGCTGCCGAAGACCGGCGTGCTGATGAACAACGGCATCAACTGGTTCGATCCGCGCCCCGGCCAGCCGAACTCGCTGGCGCCGGGTCAGAAGGCGCTGTCCAACATGTGCCCGATGCTCGCCACCCGCGACGGCAAGGCCGCCTTCGGCCTGGGCGCGTCGGGCGGGCGCAAGATCATGCCGGCGATCTTCCAGCTCACTTCGTTCATCAACGATTTCGGGATGGACCTGGAAGCCGCCTTCATGCAGCCGCGCATCGACATCAGTCTGATGGACAGGATCGTCGCCGACGACCGGGTGGGTCCGGAGGTGGTCAAGGCGCTGGAGAGCGTGGTCCCGGTGGAACAGGCCAGCACCAGCGCCTTCCCGGGCTCCTGGGCGATCCCTTGCGGCGTGATGGTCACGCCGGAAGGCCCGATCGCCGCGGCCCATGTGTTCGGGCCGCTGAACGCGGCGGTGCCGGCCTAA
- the amrB gene encoding AmmeMemoRadiSam system protein B, whose product MAELANTAVIRAPEVAGMFYPDGHNALADTVERCLAAARPDGGVKPKVLVAPHAGYRFSGEIAGTAYTGLRSRGEEITRIVLLGPAHRVAFQGIATTSADAWATPLGTVPVDWGALRAVLHLPGVIVRDAAFAQEHSLEVHVPFIQRVFERAAIVPLLVGDAPASLVSQVVEALWGGPETLVVVSSDLSHFHDYDTARKLDGATAANIELLRPDRIDGLRACGHRALAGVLDQARRRDLRATALDVRNSGDTAGGRDRVVGYGAFGLEYAESARIGEADRRQLVEAARFGVTFGLQHGRAPSVGIAPGLSPALSAQRASFVTLMLDGQLRGCIGSVIAHQPLIADVAANAYKAAFADPRFPRLTQEEAERMEVSVSVLSTPRPMTFAHEADLVRQTRPDTDGLILSDRVDGRDHRGLFLPSVWSSIPKPEDFVRRLKNKAGLPMEHWSDGLAVQRYTTESFGGSFRQTAG is encoded by the coding sequence ATGGCTGAACTAGCGAATACGGCGGTAATCCGCGCCCCTGAAGTCGCGGGCATGTTCTATCCAGACGGGCATAACGCGCTGGCCGATACGGTGGAGCGCTGCCTGGCCGCTGCCAGACCCGATGGCGGGGTGAAGCCCAAGGTGCTGGTCGCCCCCCATGCCGGCTACCGGTTCTCCGGAGAGATCGCCGGCACCGCCTATACCGGGCTGCGCAGCCGGGGCGAGGAGATCACCCGGATCGTCCTGCTCGGTCCCGCCCATCGGGTCGCGTTCCAGGGCATCGCCACCACCAGCGCCGACGCCTGGGCCACGCCGCTCGGCACCGTGCCGGTGGACTGGGGGGCGTTGCGCGCCGTCCTGCACCTGCCAGGCGTGATCGTGCGCGATGCCGCCTTCGCCCAGGAACACAGCCTGGAGGTTCATGTCCCCTTCATCCAGCGGGTGTTCGAGCGCGCCGCCATCGTGCCGCTGCTGGTCGGCGACGCGCCCGCATCCCTCGTCTCCCAGGTCGTGGAGGCGCTGTGGGGCGGGCCGGAGACGCTGGTCGTCGTCTCCTCCGACCTGTCGCATTTCCACGACTACGACACCGCCCGGAAGCTCGACGGGGCGACGGCGGCGAATATCGAGTTGCTGCGCCCGGACCGGATCGACGGCCTGCGCGCCTGCGGCCACCGGGCGCTGGCCGGGGTGCTGGATCAGGCCCGCCGGCGCGACCTGCGGGCGACGGCGCTGGACGTGCGCAATTCGGGCGATACTGCCGGCGGCAGGGACCGGGTCGTCGGCTACGGCGCCTTCGGCCTGGAATACGCAGAGTCCGCCCGGATCGGCGAGGCCGACCGCCGCCAGCTCGTGGAGGCCGCGCGGTTCGGCGTGACCTTCGGCCTGCAGCACGGCCGCGCGCCCAGCGTCGGGATCGCCCCCGGCCTGTCCCCCGCCCTCTCGGCCCAGCGCGCGTCCTTCGTGACCCTCATGCTGGACGGCCAGTTGCGGGGCTGCATCGGCTCGGTCATCGCCCACCAGCCGCTGATCGCCGACGTGGCGGCCAACGCCTACAAGGCGGCCTTCGCCGATCCCCGCTTCCCCCGGCTCACGCAAGAGGAGGCGGAGCGCATGGAGGTGTCCGTGTCGGTCCTCTCCACCCCGCGGCCGATGACCTTCGCCCACGAGGCCGACCTGGTGCGCCAGACCCGGCCGGATACCGACGGTCTGATCCTGAGCGACCGGGTCGACGGCCGCGACCATCGCGGGCTGTTCCTGCCCAGCGTGTGGTCGTCGATTCCCAAGCCCGAGGATTTCGTGCGCCGGCTGAAGAACAAGGCGGGGCTTCCGATGGAGCATTGGTCGGACGGGCTGGCGGTCCAGCGCTATACTACGGAGAGTTTCGGCGGCTCGTTCCGGCAGACCGCCGGCTGA